Genomic window (Psilocybe cubensis strain MGC-MH-2018 chromosome 1, whole genome shotgun sequence):
cgatacatatttttctatcaaatatgtatcagcgccagcagtgcGGATCCTACAGTAAATTATTCACTAATTATTCTGCCGTTATGTTGACCTTATGGTCCCGGCCACAAGAGATGGTTGGGGTGACACAGTGAGAACAGCATGGTTGCCTGATGTATAATAAAGACTCAGCTATTTAAGATCACATCCAATTGAGCTCgagaaaattaaaattgTACACggagaaaatgaaaagagGGGATATACTTCAGAGGTTAAAGGTTAACGTCACAGTGGCCGTTGCCTGTTGCCTTTACCTTCGATCTTTGTGCCACCCAAAATCCATCCCCTTCAACAATATCGTCAAGCTCGAGACAGGTTTGAATCAGGTGGTTGTTGCATGCCGACCTTTTCCCAAGCCGGTCCTGATATCTGCGCACCGAGTACCTTCGGAAGTGTTGCATCCTATACGATGATACATTTAAGATACTTTGAGGGTACAATTACCATGATTTACAAGGTTACACcctcattttcattttacGTTTGCGACAGATTGACCAAAGACTGCAGCAGCTAAACCAGGTACAGCTCAAAGGAATGGCGACCCAACAAAAATGATCCCGCCAAAGGCCAGTTGTATAAATACAAACAACAACTGACTTCGACAGCAAACTGGGCCGCTTCATCATGTCTTCAAACCTCACTGAATCTGATTCCACCACGGTTGCTAGTCCTCCTGGTACATGATTTTCACTATAACTTTGACTGCATTGCTAAACAATAGGTGTAGACGATGATAAAGGCACTGTCTCTTTTCCGTACAAAGGAGGATCTGGTGGCAATCCCTTTGACGACTTCCACCCAACTCGTAAAGTAATCACTCAGATTCGAGTCAGGGCAGCCAAGAACATCGACGCTATTCAGGTGTTCTACGATGACAACACTATTCCCACTCAAATTCACGGAGGTACTGGAGGCGATGTCTACGACTTTTATCTtgagaaaggagaaaaaattGTCAAGATTGATGGACGCGCTGCAAAGCTCATCGACAGACTTCAATTCCACACTGACACAGGTGGGCTCGACTCACCTACATCTGACGATGGTATAAAGAAACTGATTTCATTATGAACCTCACAGGCAGAGCTTCTCCGCCCTATGGCGGTAGTGGTGGTGACAACTTTAGTTGGCAGGCGCCTGAGGGGTATTTTTTGAGGTACTTTACCGGGAGAAGGTAGGTATCCCAAACCAGAAGTTGTCAGACACGTAGAATAACATTTTTTGCAGTGCCAAGATGGTCGACGGTCTTCAAGGTTTCTTCCAGACTGAATGAATCGATACAGAACACCAATGATCAAGCCACACGGACAGCTGACTGTAGGCAGTTATATCTTGAGAAATTCATATAACAATAAATTGAACTGTGTTTATTTGATGAATTCGATCTGCCAGTGTTACCGATATTTTCAGACTTACAACTTAGAAATGGCTGTGTTTGGCCAACCACAAATATCCAAAAATAGAAAAGAGACCGGGATGCGCCGATTCATTTCCCGCGCATTTTCTCAGCAGCATAGATGACGAGGGAAAAACTCTTGCTTTCCCCTACGAAGGGGACTCGGTGGTGAACCCTTTGACGATTTCGACGCGACCCGTAAAGTGATCACGCGCATCCGAATTAGGGGCGCAGAATACATAGATGCAATCCAGATTTTTTACGAGGATGATACTTCTCCCGTCTTTGGTGGTACCGGTGGATGCCCCTTCACTTGGAGGGCTCCCCAGGGCTTTTATCTCAGGTATTTCACCGGTAGGAGGTACGCATAGACCAAACCAGATATTTTCAATCGCCTAACTAATGGATGCTATTTATAGTGCATCCTATGTAGATGGCCTTCAACCTTTCTTCTATTCTGATGAATGAATCAGTGCGATCCAACAATGGCCGAGCCATACTTGGACAAATGAATCATGATTATAGGCAGTTGTAACAATGTGAAGAATGTCGTTTGAACCACTTGATAAATAAAATCCGTTTCCATTAGTTTTAATGACCAAGATGCAACAGAATTGAATTCAGGGCTCACCACTGACCAGGAGGCTACAAAAACAAGGCTAACGATCCGGGTATTCCAGAGAAACGAAGAGGCCTAGGGAAAGTTGTAAGAGTTGATTAAGACAGTATACATTGCTATCCCAGCCTGAGTGTATCGGGTCCTCAAGTTTGCGCATCGAGTTTAAGTTGTGTGACACAACGATCCTTCAATTGAAGTCCGAATTGTCCCTGTGCGGTCGGAAGCAAAAGCGGACTTCGAATAAATTAGGGGCCATACAATTACGACCAAACAATACCTCATTGCCGTCCAAGACGACCGCGACAACAACGTTAGCATCCAACTCAATATGGCAGAAGGCCACACCAAATTATCCCCAGAGAAGCTTGGAGAGTATACAATACTAAAGGATGTTGCGGAAGGTACCTTTGGAAAGGTCAAAAGTACGTTCGTCCATGTTTACATTTTCGTCACTAAATTGTTATCGGTAGTGGCCGTACACACGATTACGGGACACAAAGTCGCCATGAAGTACATTTCGAAGGCTGTGATACAGAGGGAGAAAACGAAGACCCGTGTGCGTCGAGAATTTGAATACATGCGCACTCTGCGACATCCACATATCATCAAACTGTAAGTACCCCTTTACAACTGTGTTCGCTCGCTCATTCGTGCAGATACGAGGTGATCTCGACGCCGACGGACATCATCTTTGTGCTTGAGTTTGCTGGAGGAGAGTTATTCAACTACATTGTGAACAATGGGCGGATGGACGAGGCGCGGGCACGCCGTTTCTTCCAGCAGATCATCTCCGGCATCGAGTACTCACACCGTCTCAAAATCGTCCATCGCGATCTCAAACCAGAGAACTTGCTGCTGGACGATGACCTCAATGTCAAAATTGCCGACTTTGGCCTCAGTAACGAGATCAGCGATGGCGATTTCCTCACCACGAGCTGCGGGAGCCCTAATTACGCTGCACCCGAGGTTATCAGGGGTGGAGTATACGCGGGGCCCGAAATCGATGTATGGAGTACTGGTGTTATCTTGTATGTCATGCTCACAGGCCGCCTGCCGttcgaagacgaagacgtcCAACTGCTTTTCCAAAAAATTAGCCGTGAGTCTATTTGTTCTTTGGTTTGTCATCCACTGACGATGTTACAGAGGGAAATTTCCACAACCCAAGTTATCTCTCGCCCGATGCCAGGTCCCTCATTTCCTCCATGCTTGTTGTCGACCCCGTAAAGCGCATTACGATTCCGGAGATCACACAGCATCCATTTTTCACGACCGACCTGCCGCGATATCTTACGCCTCTGCCTCCACCACCCGGACCTGTGCTTGGCACCCTCAGCTCGCTCGTGACGCCCCCTAAACAGCTCGACTTTGAGATTATCGAAGGACTCGGCAAAATTGAGGAAGATGTGGTTGAAGAGCTCGCGAATAGCATGATTGACGTCGATAAGGATGATATCTGGGAGTGTCTGAAAAGGGATGATGGAGTGCAGGGCAATGCTGTCAAGGTTGCGTATATGCTATTAAGGGATAAGAGAAGACTGGGGAAAGACCGTAAGTGATGTATGTCTCATTGCATGAACCTCGACTGACATTCTGCGCAGTCGCTGAATTCGCGGAAGCTGAGAGGGACGCCCAACTTGCGGCCATGGATGTCCGTCATATTTCCGCTGTATATGGAATGTCATCATACTAACCTATATCTTTATACAGCCGCGAAATGCGATATCGCCCACAATTCTCTCACCAGTTGGCGCAGTCGCATTGGAAGAAAACCCCTTTGAAGCCGAGTTTAATGCAGAATATGAATCCGACGATCCCGAATCCGACGAGCTCGATTTCATCTCCCCTCCGCTCGCTGCTCTTGACCCGAATAGTTTCTCCCCGTCCATGATAGGATCTACACCCAATGGCCTTCCTCAATTCGCCGTCCTCAATTCCTCTTTGCCTGACCAATTGCCAGAGCAGCACCATCTCACATCATATGTATCGGCAAAGAGATCAGGgggagaaagaagagaaagagaaaagaagcaaCACAAAACAAAGTGGCACTTTGGGATCAGGAGCAGAAGTCCACCCATGGAAGTCATGTTGGAGATATACAGAACATTGAAGACATtgggaatggaatggaaggaCAAAAAGAATCTGGGAGGACTGGGAGGATCGAGGGCTCGGGAGGCTAGGGCGGCTATGGCTGCAGCTAGCGGTCAGGCTACAGGATTTCCTGGAGGGAAAATGATTGAACGGAATAGGGATCTTGATGGGCCAGGCAGCGTTGACCTCAAAGCGGCATCGAGCATCTATTTCGTTGAGACCCGCGCGAGGGTACAGGACGTCGTCGTGCTCATGAACCTACAGCTTTACATGGTGGACAGCATCAACTATCTCGTGGACTTCCATCATAAGAAGAGCTATCGAGCAAGTACCGATCCCGAGGCGGGAAAGTTCGATATGGCTGTCTTTGATCCCATCTTCACACAACaggaaagggagaaagaCTTGATTGCTGCGGGTGCTATCGTGCCGGGTGGTGCTGGTAGTGATTCCGGGAGAAGcttgaaagagaaagaaggctTGTACCTCAGGGAAGACGAGGTCGTCTCGCCGTTTGTGTTCATGGATGTAGCCTGTCGGCTGATCCTTGAACTGGCTGGTGGAGGCGAGTGAGTTAGTGGCAAGTAAATGGGCGGTGGTATCGTGGTGCATCATAATCCAGTGGCGTCGGTGTGTATCTCTTTGCATCTGAGTTGCGATGTGATATCATGTTGGTGTCACACCgcttactttttttcttttctcttttgttctttgtttttttagcTTCCAACGCGTCTCG
Coding sequences:
- a CDS encoding Carbon catabolite-derepressing protein kinase, which gives rise to MAEGHTKLSPEKLGEYTILKDVAEGTFGKVKMAVHTITGHKVAMKYISKAVIQREKTKTRVRREFEYMRTLRHPHIIKLYEVISTPTDIIFVLEFAGGELFNYIVNNGRMDEARARRFFQQIISGIEYSHRLKIVHRDLKPENLLLDDDLNVKIADFGLSNEISDGDFLTTSCGSPNYAAPEVIRGGVYAGPEIDVWSTGVILYVMLTGRLPFEDEDVQLLFQKISQGNFHNPSYLSPDARSLISSMLVVDPVKRITIPEITQHPFFTTDLPRYLTPLPPPPGPVLGTLSSLVTPPKQLDFEIIEGLGKIEEDVVEELANSMIDVDKDDIWECLKRDDGVQGNAVKVAYMLLRDKRRLGKDLAEFAEAERDAQLAAMDPRNAISPTILSPVGAVALEENPFEAEFNAEYESDDPESDELDFISPPLAALDPNSFSPSMIGSTPNGLPQFAVLNSSLPDQLPEQHHLTSYVSAKRSGGERREREKKQHKTKWHFGIRSRSPPMEVMLEIYRTLKTLGMEWKDKKNLGGLGGSRAREARAAMAAASGQATGFPGGKMIERNRDLDGPGSVDLKAASSIYFVETRARVQDVVVLMNLQLYMVDSINYLVDFHHKKSYRASTDPEAGKFDMAVFDPIFTQQEREKDLIAAGAIVPGGAGSDSGRSLKEKEGLYLREDEVVSPFVFMDVACRLILELAGGGDFQRVSD